Proteins from one Candidatus Nitrospira nitrificans genomic window:
- a CDS encoding PEP/pyruvate-binding domain-containing protein, whose protein sequence is MTRPFIVPLSQCTDLDLVGGKALGLARLIAAGFSVPQGLCITTAGYIQCLHASGFIEHEEWRNACALSENERASALADCRVRMRRIETSHLAAHCLTALQALHQPPNGRWAVRSSATNEDTAHASFAGLYRTHLGVALFEIDTAIKDLWASLWEERVVNYVARLSHRTAPRMAVVIQPMVEAQSAGVAYSIHPVTGRSNQVTINAVLGLAAPLVDGTVKPDQYVVEVTDEGQPTWVRRRVLAHKSDPPTVGKEGLRTDPLSGAITLRSSLTDVQLFSLARTAKRIERAFGQPMDLEWAFDTRQLWIVQARPITAVRPSSDLTNDDCEWSRTNFKETLPELPSLLSLSFLERFMDAYILSHYRRLGCRIPDGLTAVRVLKGRPYLNVTLFHILIAQLRGDPSMNTEQMGGEPLQTIPRVQPLDVPAFVRAGWMMWGEMRRVQRQGPRVFEEMKALAATYRRDHILPLSVEELVPELDKLGSWLEGREVTFGIAGGVGQCLQIFSQCLPRWLGPDWRSLLNAALQGQGTVISAQQILRLAELTDIARHEAVARAFLTSEPWNPATFRVTLAGSAFLHAFDRYLEDYGHRAVGESDVMAPRLADNPESILAILRAQLISAAPSQQTVRSRQDKTKTAALDQIKRRIGWRLDRWAIFLWCYRRLCRFFALREANRHHLMYYSTAIRTLLLRLGELLVGRGQLNQRDDIFFLTINDRADLLAGSTRDWKAVINARRTERECNAAIEVPDTIHDWETASEQIVTSDTSKENGTLSGTPISVGTVAGPVRIIRSVADWSRVMPGEILVVSVIDPGLAPLFGLAGGLIAEMGGTLSHGAIIAREYGLPTIANVEGAMARLSDEMQVTIDAGAGTIRIEPFP, encoded by the coding sequence ATGACCCGTCCCTTCATCGTTCCCTTGTCTCAATGCACCGATCTCGATCTTGTGGGAGGCAAGGCCCTTGGGCTCGCTCGTCTCATTGCCGCCGGCTTCTCTGTTCCACAAGGATTGTGCATCACGACAGCGGGCTATATACAGTGCCTGCATGCCTCGGGGTTTATTGAGCATGAGGAGTGGCGGAACGCCTGCGCATTATCAGAAAACGAGCGAGCGTCGGCGCTGGCCGACTGCCGGGTTCGCATGAGACGGATAGAGACTTCTCACCTTGCCGCTCACTGTCTGACTGCGCTCCAAGCTCTTCATCAGCCACCGAACGGGCGCTGGGCCGTCCGGTCATCGGCCACGAATGAGGATACGGCTCATGCCAGCTTCGCGGGGCTCTATCGCACACACCTTGGCGTGGCTCTCTTCGAGATCGACACTGCGATCAAAGACCTCTGGGCTTCGCTCTGGGAAGAACGGGTAGTGAATTACGTCGCTCGCCTGAGCCACCGGACAGCTCCGAGAATGGCCGTGGTGATCCAACCGATGGTCGAGGCGCAATCGGCCGGAGTCGCCTATTCAATACATCCCGTGACCGGACGGTCGAATCAGGTGACGATCAACGCCGTACTTGGACTCGCAGCGCCGCTGGTCGACGGCACGGTCAAGCCGGACCAGTATGTTGTGGAAGTGACCGACGAAGGGCAACCCACGTGGGTTCGTCGACGCGTTCTTGCCCATAAGTCCGACCCTCCGACGGTGGGGAAAGAGGGACTGCGCACCGATCCGCTCAGCGGAGCGATCACACTCCGGTCGTCACTCACTGATGTTCAGCTCTTTTCTCTTGCGCGGACGGCCAAACGCATCGAACGAGCCTTCGGACAGCCAATGGATCTCGAATGGGCTTTTGATACCCGACAATTGTGGATCGTGCAAGCCAGGCCGATTACCGCCGTCCGCCCTTCTTCCGATCTCACCAATGATGATTGCGAATGGTCGCGCACGAACTTCAAGGAAACGCTGCCCGAACTGCCGAGCCTGCTGAGCCTCTCATTTCTTGAACGGTTCATGGATGCCTACATCCTCTCCCATTATCGAAGACTCGGATGCCGTATTCCCGACGGGCTCACGGCAGTCCGTGTGCTGAAAGGACGCCCTTATCTAAACGTCACTCTTTTCCATATCTTAATCGCTCAACTTCGTGGAGATCCCTCCATGAACACCGAGCAAATGGGCGGTGAACCATTGCAGACCATACCCCGGGTCCAGCCACTCGATGTGCCGGCCTTTGTCCGCGCGGGATGGATGATGTGGGGAGAGATGCGGCGGGTGCAACGACAGGGCCCTCGAGTATTCGAGGAAATGAAAGCGCTGGCGGCAACGTATCGCCGCGATCACATTCTGCCCCTCTCAGTAGAGGAACTCGTGCCTGAGCTGGACAAGCTCGGCTCCTGGTTGGAGGGCCGTGAAGTCACGTTTGGCATTGCCGGGGGAGTTGGACAATGCCTGCAAATTTTCAGTCAATGCCTGCCTCGGTGGCTGGGTCCGGACTGGAGGAGTCTGCTGAATGCTGCCCTCCAAGGACAAGGGACCGTCATCAGCGCACAGCAGATTCTTCGCCTCGCTGAGCTCACGGACATCGCCAGACATGAAGCAGTCGCGCGCGCATTCCTCACTTCCGAACCATGGAACCCAGCCACGTTTCGAGTGACTCTTGCCGGCAGCGCATTTCTGCATGCCTTCGACAGATACCTGGAGGATTATGGCCATCGCGCGGTCGGCGAATCGGACGTCATGGCCCCGCGTCTCGCCGATAACCCGGAATCGATCCTCGCGATCTTGCGTGCTCAACTGATCTCCGCCGCTCCTTCTCAGCAAACCGTTCGCTCGCGCCAAGACAAGACGAAGACTGCTGCGCTGGATCAGATCAAGCGGCGAATTGGCTGGCGTCTGGACCGATGGGCCATCTTCTTGTGGTGTTACCGGCGATTGTGCCGGTTCTTTGCGCTGCGTGAAGCCAATCGGCACCACCTGATGTATTACTCAACCGCGATTCGCACCCTTTTGTTGCGCCTCGGAGAACTGTTGGTCGGGCGAGGCCAGCTCAACCAACGCGACGATATCTTTTTTCTGACGATCAACGACCGAGCCGATCTGCTGGCCGGAAGTACCCGAGACTGGAAGGCCGTGATCAACGCCCGGAGAACCGAGCGAGAATGCAACGCCGCGATCGAAGTGCCCGACACGATTCATGACTGGGAAACTGCGAGCGAACAGATCGTGACATCCGACACCTCCAAAGAGAACGGCACCTTGTCGGGCACGCCGATCAGCGTCGGAACCGTGGCAGGCCCGGTTCGGATCATCCGCTCGGTAGCCGATTGGAGCAGGGTGATGCCGGGGGAGATTCTAGTGGTGTCAGTGATCGATCCCGGCTTGGCTCCTCTTTTCGGCCTTGCTGGAGGCTTGATCGCGGAAATGGGCGGCACCCTGTCGCACGGAGCCATCATCGCCCGTGAATACGGCCTGCCGACCATCGCAAATGTCGAAGGCGCCATGGCGCGCCTGTCTGATGAGATGCAGGTCACTATTGACGCAGGAGCAGGGACCATTCGTATAGAGCCATTTCCATAA
- a CDS encoding glycerate kinase type-2 family protein has product MAMRLRLPSSSARPLLHKLIAAGLNAADPYHALLKHVALDRRSLRVGRRAYNLSHIDRIIVVGAGKASARMAQALETALGTQLEEGLVIVKTGHTLTTKRIAVLEAGHPIPDRAGLHATQRLLHLTQGLTPRDLLIVLLSGGASSLLPAPVAGVTLADKQRTTRLLLRSGATINEMNVVRKHLSLIKGGGLAASTQAKIATLLLSDVIGDDLGSIGSGPTAADPSTFADAVDVLQRYRSWRAVPEAVRRYLDRGRKGEASETLKPGSRRLRSVQHHIIGNNRIMLEAVVRAAQQADLHTQFVSHPITGEARVAAQQLTDLAKAIAEGHGILKRPCCVVAGGETTVTVTGRGRGGRAQEFAVSAALEIAGLPNTWVVALGTDGTDGPTDAAGAIVTGDTVARAKKLGIDLQSSLNRHDTYPALKALGGHIHTGPTGTNVNDLYLLLLL; this is encoded by the coding sequence ATGGCCATGCGGCTTCGCCTTCCCTCTTCTTCTGCACGGCCGCTTCTCCACAAGCTGATAGCGGCCGGGCTGAATGCGGCCGACCCCTACCACGCTCTGCTCAAACACGTCGCGCTTGATCGCCGTTCCCTGCGCGTGGGTCGTCGCGCCTACAACCTTTCGCACATCGACCGTATCATCGTCGTCGGCGCGGGCAAAGCTTCGGCAAGGATGGCACAGGCATTGGAGACCGCACTGGGAACACAGTTGGAAGAGGGACTCGTCATCGTCAAGACCGGGCACACACTCACGACCAAACGGATCGCCGTGCTGGAAGCCGGCCATCCCATTCCCGATCGCGCTGGTCTTCACGCGACCCAACGACTTCTGCACCTAACACAAGGCCTGACGCCACGAGATCTGCTGATCGTGCTCTTGTCCGGAGGCGCCTCGAGCCTGCTCCCGGCTCCGGTCGCCGGGGTGACGCTGGCCGATAAGCAGCGCACGACGCGCCTGCTGCTTCGCAGCGGTGCCACGATCAACGAAATGAACGTCGTGAGAAAACATTTATCCTTGATCAAAGGAGGAGGACTGGCCGCGTCCACCCAGGCGAAGATTGCGACCCTCCTCCTTTCGGACGTCATCGGCGATGATCTCGGTTCCATCGGCTCGGGGCCGACCGCGGCCGACCCTTCGACATTTGCGGACGCAGTAGACGTGTTGCAGCGATATCGAAGTTGGCGTGCCGTGCCCGAGGCCGTACGCCGCTACTTAGACCGAGGCCGAAAAGGAGAGGCCTCAGAGACTCTGAAGCCTGGTTCACGACGGTTGCGCAGCGTGCAGCATCACATCATCGGTAACAACCGGATCATGCTGGAGGCCGTCGTGCGCGCCGCCCAACAGGCTGACCTCCACACCCAATTCGTCTCCCACCCCATCACGGGAGAAGCGCGCGTGGCAGCGCAGCAGTTGACGGACCTCGCCAAGGCGATTGCCGAAGGGCATGGCATTTTAAAACGCCCATGTTGCGTGGTGGCGGGAGGCGAGACCACCGTGACGGTCACGGGCCGTGGAAGGGGTGGGCGCGCCCAGGAATTCGCCGTTTCTGCGGCATTGGAGATCGCCGGCCTTCCCAACACATGGGTCGTGGCCCTGGGCACCGACGGAACAGACGGCCCCACCGATGCAGCCGGCGCGATTGTCACTGGAGACACCGTGGCGCGAGCGAAGAAACTCGGCATTGATCTCCAATCCTCTTTAAATCGGCACGATACCTATCCTGCCTTGAAAGCTCTCGGAGGTCATATCCACACCGGTCCGACAGGAACCAACGTCAACGACCTTTACCTTCTCCTTCTGCTCTAG
- a CDS encoding lytic transglycosylase domain-containing protein, with product MMIRGPQSIFSMVGIAFLILSVCPSALAASETAENGSQKSETEKDLLIPDLLDSQSEPEDRLVILPEIKREGERFFLSSFKLPDKITFAGVPVPLDNWQVRERIEYEFYQFLEDQGESIILAKRTGRCFPPAEKQLADTGLPDDLKYMLLVESKCISAAYSKAKASGPWQFIPSTGRRYRLKSDAVRDERRNLEMSTEAAVKYLKYLKDFQENDWFLAMASYNAGEERVRKLLKEQKITDYWKMHGPRETMRYVPRIIAAKEIYSQPEKYLGLTKKDLYMPLETETITVNVKDSQRALTSIAEEFGTYLLELKMLNPEFKKDLLPHGTYQIRVPRQTCPSRCFKQEKTP from the coding sequence ATGATGATCCGTGGCCCGCAGTCCATATTTTCCATGGTCGGAATCGCTTTCTTGATCCTGTCGGTGTGTCCCTCCGCCCTGGCCGCGTCGGAAACAGCCGAGAACGGCAGCCAAAAGTCAGAGACGGAAAAGGATCTCCTCATACCGGACCTGCTGGATTCGCAGTCTGAGCCGGAAGACCGTCTGGTCATTTTGCCGGAAATCAAACGCGAGGGAGAACGGTTCTTTCTGAGTTCATTCAAGCTACCCGACAAGATCACATTTGCAGGAGTGCCGGTCCCTCTGGATAACTGGCAAGTGCGAGAGCGGATCGAGTACGAGTTCTATCAATTTCTAGAAGATCAAGGCGAAAGCATCATTCTTGCCAAACGTACCGGCCGGTGTTTCCCTCCGGCAGAAAAGCAGTTGGCCGATACCGGGTTGCCGGACGACCTCAAGTACATGTTGTTGGTCGAGAGCAAGTGCATTTCCGCCGCCTATTCGAAAGCAAAGGCGTCGGGCCCCTGGCAGTTCATCCCCTCCACGGGGCGCCGGTATCGACTCAAGAGCGACGCCGTTCGAGATGAACGTCGGAATCTTGAAATGTCGACCGAAGCGGCAGTGAAGTACCTCAAGTACCTCAAGGATTTCCAGGAAAATGATTGGTTCTTGGCCATGGCCTCCTACAATGCCGGTGAAGAGCGAGTCCGCAAGCTGCTCAAAGAGCAAAAAATTACCGACTATTGGAAGATGCATGGCCCACGCGAGACCATGCGATATGTCCCTCGTATCATCGCCGCGAAGGAAATCTACTCCCAGCCCGAGAAGTATCTTGGGTTGACCAAGAAAGACCTCTATATGCCGCTTGAGACCGAAACCATCACGGTAAACGTCAAGGATTCCCAGCGCGCGCTGACCTCGATCGCGGAAGAATTCGGCACCTACCTACTCGAGCTCAAGATGCTGAATCCCGAGTTTAAGAAAGATCTGCTCCCTCATGGCACCTATCAAATCCGCGTGCCCCGGCAGACCTGTCCTAGCCGCTGCTTCAAACAAGAAAAGACTCCGTAA
- a CDS encoding uracil-DNA glycosylase, translating into MRSLAVLNKTITDCTACPRLVVYRQAIARQKRKQYRDWVYWGRPVPGFGDRRAQLYVLGLAPAAHGGNRTGRVFTGDRSGDWLYDALYEYGFANQAASQHKEDGLSLTDCYIGATVRCAPPENKPEPDEFERCGRFLLEEVCLLKDHRVVITLGKIAFDHYLKTCRTLGRTIPTPVPKFGHGVVYRLPWGVTLLGSYHPSQQNTFTGRLTRSMFHAVFRKARKEIDPAWHERTSTGTHLLFEQ; encoded by the coding sequence ATGCGATCCCTGGCGGTTCTGAACAAGACTATCACCGATTGCACGGCCTGTCCGCGGTTGGTCGTCTATCGGCAGGCGATCGCACGGCAGAAACGGAAGCAGTATCGGGATTGGGTCTACTGGGGGCGGCCGGTTCCCGGTTTTGGCGATCGCCGTGCTCAGCTCTATGTGCTCGGGCTGGCCCCTGCGGCGCATGGTGGAAATCGAACAGGCCGCGTCTTCACCGGTGATCGGAGTGGAGACTGGCTGTATGACGCTCTGTATGAGTATGGATTCGCTAACCAGGCTGCCTCTCAACATAAGGAGGACGGCCTATCGCTGACGGATTGCTACATCGGAGCAACGGTACGGTGCGCGCCACCGGAGAACAAGCCCGAGCCGGATGAGTTTGAACGCTGCGGCAGATTCTTACTGGAGGAGGTTTGCCTGCTGAAGGACCATCGTGTCGTGATCACTCTGGGGAAGATCGCGTTCGATCACTACCTTAAGACTTGCCGTACACTGGGGAGGACCATCCCGACACCGGTTCCCAAGTTCGGGCATGGCGTGGTCTATCGACTGCCATGGGGCGTGACACTGCTCGGCTCTTACCATCCCAGCCAGCAAAACACGTTTACCGGAAGATTGACTCGCTCGATGTTTCACGCAGTATTTCGGAAGGCGAGAAAAGAAATTGATCCTGCGTGGCATGAGAGAACATCAACAGGGACTCACCTTCTGTTTGAACAATGA
- the fsa gene encoding fructose-6-phosphate aldolase, with protein sequence MKIYLDTANVKEIHEAASLGLLDGVTTNPSLVVKEGRSFREMLQEVCKIVDGPISAEVVSVEADAMVKEGKELAKIHKNIVVKCPLIPEGLKATKRLAAEGIKVNVTLCFSPTQALLAAKAGAWCVSPFIGRLDDISSNGMELIRQILTIYKNYDYKTLVLVASVRHPQHVVEAALAGGHICTMPYGIFQALFKHPLTDAGLKKFLDDWKAKGQQ encoded by the coding sequence ATGAAAATCTATCTCGATACAGCCAACGTCAAGGAAATCCATGAAGCGGCAAGCCTCGGATTGCTCGACGGCGTGACCACGAATCCCTCTCTGGTCGTCAAGGAAGGCCGAAGTTTCAGGGAAATGCTGCAAGAGGTCTGCAAGATCGTGGACGGGCCGATCAGCGCCGAGGTTGTGAGCGTGGAAGCGGACGCCATGGTGAAGGAAGGTAAAGAGCTCGCCAAGATCCATAAGAACATCGTGGTCAAGTGCCCGCTGATTCCGGAAGGCCTCAAAGCCACGAAGCGACTGGCGGCCGAGGGCATTAAAGTGAACGTGACCCTCTGTTTTTCACCGACACAGGCGCTATTGGCGGCCAAAGCCGGCGCCTGGTGCGTTTCGCCGTTTATAGGACGGCTCGACGACATCAGTTCAAACGGCATGGAGCTCATTCGACAAATCTTAACCATCTATAAGAACTATGACTACAAGACCTTGGTGCTGGTGGCCAGCGTCCGTCATCCGCAGCACGTCGTCGAGGCGGCGTTAGCCGGCGGGCACATCTGCACAATGCCCTACGGCATATTTCAAGCGCTCTTCAAACATCCGCTGACCGATGCCGGGCTGAAAAAATTTCTCGATGACTGGAAGGCGAAGGGGCAGCAGTAG